CCCTTCTCGCGATCGGTCACCGCGGTCAGCACGTACAGACCGGCGTACGTGGCGTTGGTGATCCAGCTCTTGCTGCCGTTGATCACCCACTCGTCGCCGTCGAGCACGGCCGTGGTCTTCGTGCCGCCCGCGTCACTGCCGGCGTCGGGCTCGGTGAGACCGTAGCTGATGTACATCTCACCGCCCGCGGCCTTCGGCAACCAGCGCTGCTTCTGCTCCTCGGTCCCGAACATGTGGAGCGGACCGCAGCCGAGTGAGTTGTGCGCGGCCAGGGCCAGAGCGTGCGAGGCGCACACCTTCGCCAGCTCTTCGACGATGATCACGTAGCTCGTGGTGTCGAGCCCGGCACCGCCGTAGGTCTCGGGCACCGTGCATCCCAGGAATCCCATCTCGCCGAGTTCCTTCATGGTCTCGGCGGGGAAGCGGGCTTCCTCGTCGATCTCGGCGGCGATCGGGGCGATGCGTTCGTGGGCGAAGCGACGGGCCGTGTCGCGAACGATCTCGTGGTTCTCGGTCAACAGCATGGAATCTCCTGCCGCGGCGAACGACGGGGGTCCGAGGTCGATGCGGATGGGAACGGCGCGCGGCCACTCGGGCGAGCGGCTGGACACGACGCACGACGCCGCAGAACCGGCGCACGGTTCCTTAGAATAGGCTCACGACCGTGAAAGGGAAAGCGGAGGATCCCGCCGCAGCCGCGGGCGGGGGAACCGGCCGGCTCCCCCACCGCGGAGCACCGACTCAGCGGTCGAAGGCCGCCTTCAGCGCTCCCCAGGCCTGCGATTCGACGGGAACTCCGACCAGGCAGGTGCCCGGAACCGCGGGCCCGGGCGGGCAGCCCGTCCCCTGCGGCTCGGCCGAGCCACCGTAGGGCGACAGTCCGTCGTGGAGCACGTACTGGCCGGATTCCAGGTCCAGGGCCAGCGACCGCCCCTCGCCGGCCGCGTGCGGCGGCACCGTGACCTGGTCCATGAGCAGACGCTCACCGGCCGGATCGTCGTGCCACAGCTCGACGATCTCGCCGGTGTTGTTCAGGCTCAGGCCGCTGGTGCCGGCCTCGTTCACGGCCTGCCAGATCTGCGACATGGTGCCCGTGACGAGTTTCACGGCGCCGGCTGCGAGCGTGCCGTCGAAGCCGTAGTGGTACGAGTCCCCGGTGCCGTCCTTCAGGTACCAGTGCGTGAGATCGACCTCGGTGTCGGACACGTTGACGATCTCGACGAACTCGTCGCTCTTCCAGTTCACCTCGCCGTCGTTGTCGTAGTCCTCGACCGGATCACAGGCGATCTCGCTGATGCGCAGCTGCGCACTCCCGGGTGCGGGGTAGACCAACATGCCGAAAACGATCCACAGGGCGTAGGGCAGCACGCGGGCGGGCCCTCCGCGGGCCGACCGCTCGACGATTCGCGTGTTCACGATGGAATCTCCAACGGGAGGCGCTGGAGTCCGGAAGGCGAGGCGGTCAACCTGCGCGACGACGGCGACCGCGGTCAAGAGCAGCGTCAGAAGTGACGGCGCAGCAACGTGATCGTGACCCGGGGATCGGGCTCCCGGCCCGGTGCCAGCGGAGTGCCGGCGCGGAACTCGAGACCGTAGCCGTTCTCGAGGTTCAGGCGTTCGGCGATCTCGTGGGCGTCGACGGCCGCGAGGAGCGCCCAGGCGACGTAGACGCTCACGCCGAGCGTACGCTCGAAGTCCTCGTCGTCGATCACGGGAACACCGACGACGCCGCTGGCCACCGCGATCGGCAGGATGGCCACGGTCATGTACACCGTACCGCGTTCGTCGTGGCCCAGGTGGAACTGTCCCCAGCCCGGAACGGCCGCACTGCGTAGCGCAGCCAGGAAGGGATCGCGGTACGGCTCGCGGTCGGTCTCGTCCTGCGCGACGGCCGGACTGACCACGAAGAGTGACAGGCCTGCAACGACGATCGCCAGGAACGACCGCACCGCGCACTCTGCTCGCCGGCAGTTCATCACTCGCCTCCCCCGCTCAGGGCTTCGCGCTGCTGGATGACCAGGGGATGGTCGGGTGCGAGGCGCTCGGCGTCGGTCAGGACCGCCTCGGCCGCCGCACTGTCGCCGAGCTGGGCCAGCACCACGCTCAGATTCACGCGCGTGACCACCAGGCTCCCTTCGGTGTCGGCCTCGACGGCACGCCGCAGTTCGTCGCGTGCGCCCTCCAGATCGCCCTGCCGAGCCAGGACCTCGCCCAGTTCGGCGTGCAGGCGTGGAGTGTCGTAACCGCGTCGCTCCGCCATCCGCAGCAGGTTGGTGGCGATGTCCAGCCGCCCCTGCTCCTTCTTGATCCGTCCCAGCAGGAAGAGCACGCGGGCATCGACCGAGGGGTCCTCGGTCATGCGCAACAGGTCCTGTTCGGCGCGTTCGAGGTCGCCGGCCAGGTCGGCGATCTCCACGCGGCGAGCCATGGCCACCTCGGGATCGTAGCCGTACTCGAGCGCCGCGGTGTAGTGCAGCATGGCTTCGGCGGCCAGTCGCCGCCGTTGGTCCTCGTCGGGGGCAACATCGAGACGCTGCCGCAACAGTTCGGCCCGATTGAAGTGTGCCGGCGCGTAGTCGGGCTGATCCTCCAGCACCGACTGCAGGATCAGATCGGATTCGCGCAGCCGTCCGGCGCGTCGATGGGCCACGGCCAGATTGTTGCGCGCCTCGTGGAAGCTCGGCACCGACTCGATCGCGTCCTCGAACTGCTCGACCGCCTCGTCGTAGCGCTCCATGGCCAGGTACAGGCGCCCGCGATCGTTGTCGAAGACCGCCCCCCGCATCCCGTACTCCCAGGCGCGGTCGAAGGCCCATTCGGCGCGTTCGTAGCGCCCGTCGCGCATCTCCAGGACCCCGAGTACGGCGAGCGCGCGCGGGTAGATC
The Candidatus Krumholzibacteriia bacterium DNA segment above includes these coding regions:
- a CDS encoding lamin tail domain-containing protein, whose protein sequence is MNTRIVERSARGGPARVLPYALWIVFGMLVYPAPGSAQLRISEIACDPVEDYDNDGEVNWKSDEFVEIVNVSDTEVDLTHWYLKDGTGDSYHYGFDGTLAAGAVKLVTGTMSQIWQAVNEAGTSGLSLNNTGEIVELWHDDPAGERLLMDQVTVPPHAAGEGRSLALDLESGQYVLHDGLSPYGGSAEPQGTGCPPGPAVPGTCLVGVPVESQAWGALKAAFDR
- a CDS encoding tetratricopeptide repeat protein translates to MPIVWTPTMNCRWIVVIALTAIAVSAPARAADERPPGPERGGRFRSAEAESLGYDAFRQLPGERQLDRREQARRWLRRARDRAHESAAAAEPASRQQFLRDAVDACATAVGLVPYLPDAWVAYARHLHAMGRYADTDACLDQFELTLRYERRENRRREMQQEALAIAARCAYNRGEPDRSRRAGEQALAIDEGDDATRLILVRALIQLERFDEARAAVDGFADRGPIYPRALAVLGVLEMRDGRYERAEWAFDRAWEYGMRGAVFDNDRGRLYLAMERYDEAVEQFEDAIESVPSFHEARNNLAVAHRRAGRLRESDLILQSVLEDQPDYAPAHFNRAELLRQRLDVAPDEDQRRRLAAEAMLHYTAALEYGYDPEVAMARRVEIADLAGDLERAEQDLLRMTEDPSVDARVLFLLGRIKKEQGRLDIATNLLRMAERRGYDTPRLHAELGEVLARQGDLEGARDELRRAVEADTEGSLVVTRVNLSVVLAQLGDSAAAEAVLTDAERLAPDHPLVIQQREALSGGGE